A DNA window from Pseudobdellovibrionaceae bacterium contains the following coding sequences:
- a CDS encoding methionine adenosyltransferase, whose protein sequence is MSNYVFTSESVSEGHPDKVADQISDGVLDAYLKQDPLSRVACETMITKDLLVIGGEVTSKAKVNIEEVSKNIVKDIGYTSEEEGFDINSCKVIVSLNSQSPDIALGVDAKTQSDGEQGAGDQGLMFGYANVETKEYMPLSISLSHQLVKKLAKMRKSKVVNFLRPDSKSQVSVEYADGQIKRIESIVLSTQHNEEVDQKQIVDLVRDQLIPSVVPKELIDNNTHFFINPTGRFVVGGPKGDCGLTGRKIIVDTYGGHGSHGGGAFSGKDLSKVDRSASYAARHIAKNIVAAGLAKKCLIQLSYAIGVAAPVSLMLQTYGTATVSENLLAKAVQEVWDLKPSSIITFFDLLKPRYLKTAAYGHFGRSEPEFSWELLNKVEELKDRVKHLQQQ, encoded by the coding sequence ATGTCAAATTATGTATTTACCAGCGAATCGGTTTCGGAAGGTCACCCCGATAAGGTAGCCGATCAAATTAGTGATGGTGTTTTAGATGCCTACTTAAAACAAGACCCTTTAAGTCGAGTGGCTTGTGAAACCATGATCACCAAAGATTTACTAGTAATTGGAGGGGAGGTTACCTCTAAAGCAAAAGTAAATATAGAAGAAGTGAGTAAAAATATTGTTAAAGATATTGGCTACACCAGCGAAGAAGAAGGTTTTGATATTAACTCTTGTAAAGTTATTGTGTCTTTAAATTCACAAAGCCCCGATATTGCTTTGGGAGTAGATGCAAAAACACAAAGTGATGGTGAGCAAGGTGCAGGAGATCAAGGTTTAATGTTTGGGTATGCCAATGTGGAAACCAAGGAGTACATGCCCTTAAGTATTTCTTTGTCTCATCAATTAGTTAAAAAATTAGCTAAGATGCGAAAATCTAAAGTTGTTAATTTTTTACGCCCTGATAGTAAAAGCCAAGTTTCTGTGGAGTATGCAGATGGACAAATAAAACGCATTGAAAGTATTGTTTTATCCACTCAACACAACGAAGAGGTTGATCAAAAACAGATTGTTGATTTGGTAAGAGATCAGCTTATTCCCTCTGTGGTGCCAAAAGAGTTAATAGATAATAACACACATTTTTTTATTAACCCCACAGGTAGATTTGTGGTGGGAGGCCCCAAAGGAGACTGCGGTTTAACGGGCAGAAAAATTATTGTAGATACTTATGGAGGGCACGGCTCTCATGGAGGAGGGGCTTTTTCTGGTAAAGATTTAAGTAAGGTGGACAGGTCGGCCTCTTATGCTGCTCGCCATATTGCTAAAAATATTGTAGCAGCAGGTTTGGCTAAAAAATGTTTAATACAATTGTCCTACGCTATTGGTGTGGCAGCGCCAGTTAGTTTAATGTTACAAACTTATGGAACAGCTACTGTGAGTGAAAATCTTTTAGCTAAAGCGGTGCAGGAGGTTTGGGATTTAAAACCTTCGAGCATTATTACTTTTTTTGATTTGCTAAAACCCCGTTACTTAAAAACAGCAGCTTATGGTCATTTTGGAAGGTCAGAGCCAGAATTTTCTTGGGAACTTTTAAATAAAGTAGAAGAATTAAAAGATAGAGTAAAGCATTTGCAGCAACAGTAA
- a CDS encoding ribbon-helix-helix domain-containing protein yields the protein MSKKIATTVYLTEQQLKQLKELNCKTKVPVAEYIRQGVDQVLIQYKEHLSGQLELNLLPQKADFGN from the coding sequence ATGTCTAAAAAAATTGCAACAACAGTGTATTTAACCGAGCAGCAGTTAAAGCAATTAAAAGAGTTAAACTGTAAAACAAAAGTTCCTGTGGCCGAATATATTCGACAAGGTGTCGACCAAGTTTTAATTCAGTATAAAGAACACCTTTCTGGACAGTTAGAGTTAAATTTACTTCCTCAAAAAGCTGATTTTGGAAACTAA
- the lepA gene encoding elongation factor 4, translating into MNKALIRNFSIIAHIDHGKSTLADALMQVTGAVSDRNRKEQFLDQMDIERERGITIKAQTVRLNHKAKDGKTYQLNLIDTPGHVDFAYEVSRSLKACEGVILVVDAAQGVEAQTLANVYMAIEHNLEIIVVLNKVDLPAADVEGVKLQVEEAIGLDTSDALLVSAKNLVGIDEVLERVVTKIPAPKMNPSKALRALVFDSWFDIYQGVVILCRIVDGHLKKGDRILFMNTNQDYEVLKLGFFSPFPENTLQLQQGEVGFLICGIKTIKGVQVGDTVTHKSSAGLEQATTALDGFKQVKPMVFSGLFPVEAPDYEDLKLALEKLSLNDSSFTYEVESSGALGFGFRCGFLGLLHMEIVRERLEREFDLHLISTAPSVVYKLHPTKGESFELENPADMPEVSKIEYMEEPFVKVSIHTPADFVGTILKLCERKRGTQINMEYIAGNRVVIDYKLPLNEMILDFYDQLKSLSKGYASLEYEFLEYAQADLVKLDILLNGESVDALSAIVHKSQADTKGRFLAKKLKELIPRQQYQIAIQAAVGAKILARESLGALRKDVTAKCYGGDISRKRKLLEKQKAGKKRMKQVGKVSVPQEAFLAILKTTEN; encoded by the coding sequence ATGAATAAAGCTTTAATTCGCAATTTTTCTATTATTGCTCATATCGACCATGGAAAGTCTACGCTAGCTGATGCTTTAATGCAGGTAACTGGTGCCGTATCAGACAGAAATCGCAAAGAGCAATTTTTGGATCAAATGGATATCGAAAGAGAGCGGGGCATTACTATCAAAGCCCAAACGGTTCGCTTAAACCATAAAGCTAAAGACGGAAAAACTTACCAGCTAAATTTAATTGATACTCCAGGACATGTGGACTTTGCTTACGAAGTTTCTCGTTCTTTAAAAGCTTGTGAGGGAGTGATTTTAGTAGTGGATGCAGCCCAAGGAGTGGAAGCACAAACATTAGCTAATGTGTATATGGCCATTGAACACAATTTAGAAATTATTGTAGTACTTAACAAAGTAGACCTTCCTGCAGCTGATGTGGAGGGGGTAAAGTTGCAAGTGGAAGAGGCTATTGGCTTAGACACTAGTGATGCTTTATTAGTTAGCGCAAAAAATTTAGTGGGAATAGATGAAGTTTTAGAAAGAGTTGTTACTAAAATTCCAGCGCCAAAAATGAATCCTTCAAAAGCTTTACGAGCTTTAGTTTTTGATTCTTGGTTTGATATTTATCAAGGGGTAGTTATTCTTTGCCGCATAGTCGATGGCCACTTAAAAAAGGGAGATCGTATTTTATTTATGAATACTAATCAAGACTATGAAGTTTTAAAATTAGGATTTTTTTCTCCTTTTCCAGAAAACACATTACAGTTACAGCAGGGAGAGGTGGGTTTTTTAATTTGTGGAATTAAAACCATAAAAGGTGTGCAGGTGGGCGACACGGTTACTCATAAATCTTCGGCAGGCTTAGAGCAAGCAACAACCGCTTTAGATGGCTTTAAGCAAGTAAAGCCCATGGTTTTTTCTGGCCTTTTTCCTGTGGAGGCGCCCGATTACGAAGACCTAAAGCTGGCCTTAGAAAAACTATCTTTAAATGATTCTAGTTTTACCTATGAAGTAGAAAGTTCGGGAGCATTAGGCTTTGGTTTTCGTTGTGGTTTTTTAGGTTTATTACATATGGAAATTGTTCGCGAAAGATTAGAAAGAGAATTTGATTTGCATTTAATTTCCACAGCACCTTCGGTAGTTTACAAATTGCATCCTACTAAAGGAGAATCTTTTGAACTAGAAAACCCAGCAGATATGCCAGAGGTTTCTAAAATTGAATATATGGAAGAGCCTTTTGTAAAAGTAAGTATTCATACGCCAGCAGATTTTGTGGGTACTATTTTAAAATTATGTGAAAGAAAAAGGGGAACGCAAATTAATATGGAATACATTGCGGGAAACAGAGTGGTTATTGATTACAAGCTTCCCTTAAATGAAATGATTTTAGATTTTTATGATCAGTTAAAATCTTTATCTAAAGGTTACGCCTCTTTAGAGTATGAATTTTTAGAATATGCACAGGCGGATTTAGTGAAGTTAGATATTTTACTAAATGGTGAGTCTGTAGACGCCTTATCTGCTATTGTACACAAAAGTCAGGCCGACACTAAGGGTCGGTTTTTGGCAAAAAAATTAAAAGAGCTAATACCTAGGCAACAGTATCAAATTGCCATTCAAGCCGCTGTGGGGGCAAAAATTTTAGCCAGAGAAAGTTTAGGTGCCTTAAGAAAAGATGTAACCGCTAAATGCTATGGTGGGGATATTAGTAGAAAAAGAAAGTTGCTTGAAAAACAAAAAGCAGGTAAAAAAAGAATGAAGCAAGTAGGAAAAGTCAGTGTTCCTCAAGAAGCCTTTTTGGCTATCTTAAAAACTACAGAAAATTAA
- a CDS encoding methionyl-tRNA formyltransferase, producing MKIKIIFLGTTDFAVYQLQALQKSHIYEVVMVVSQPDRKAGRSMQLQQSAVKQYAIQNNLPVITPQKMNMALDEIKHLNAEAAVVVAYGQILSQDFLNLYPQKVVNLHASLLPRWRGAAPIQRAIMAGDTVTGVSLQVMAKALDAGDIIGEKKIEIEKNINSIDLHEKLKCLAPQLLLEDLKTYLHSPKKIQLTKQNADLVTYADKIEKAEQKIDWSLPAKDLHNFVRGLALNRGVSCSFKNKEAVLTCKIHKTEKGKLPSVLEENLFPGSVVSLDKEGFAIVCGKEENSLTYLKIVEVQLPSRPKISTKAFLKQNLITEKTQFL from the coding sequence ATGAAAATAAAAATAATTTTTTTAGGCACAACAGATTTTGCAGTTTATCAATTACAAGCATTACAAAAATCTCATATATACGAAGTGGTAATGGTAGTGAGCCAGCCTGACAGAAAAGCTGGCAGGTCTATGCAATTGCAGCAAAGTGCTGTTAAGCAGTATGCTATACAAAATAATTTACCAGTTATAACTCCACAAAAAATGAACATGGCTTTAGATGAAATAAAACACTTAAACGCAGAGGCCGCGGTGGTTGTGGCTTACGGGCAAATTTTATCACAAGATTTTTTAAATCTATACCCTCAAAAAGTAGTAAATTTACACGCAAGCTTGCTTCCTAGATGGAGGGGTGCTGCCCCTATACAAAGAGCTATTATGGCGGGTGATACAGTCACAGGAGTTAGTTTGCAAGTAATGGCCAAGGCTTTAGATGCTGGAGATATTATTGGAGAAAAAAAAATAGAAATAGAAAAAAATATAAACTCCATTGATTTGCATGAAAAATTAAAGTGCTTAGCCCCTCAATTATTATTAGAAGATTTAAAAACCTATTTACACTCTCCAAAAAAAATACAACTAACTAAGCAAAATGCAGACTTAGTAACTTATGCTGATAAAATTGAAAAAGCGGAACAGAAAATAGATTGGAGCTTGCCTGCAAAAGACTTGCACAACTTTGTAAGGGGCTTGGCTTTAAATCGAGGTGTTAGCTGTAGTTTTAAAAACAAAGAAGCTGTTTTAACTTGTAAAATTCACAAGACCGAAAAGGGAAAACTGCCTTCTGTTTTAGAAGAAAATCTTTTTCCAGGGTCTGTGGTAAGTTTAGATAAAGAGGGTTTTGCCATCGTCTGTGGAAAGGAAGAAAATTCTTTAACCTATTTAAAAATAGTAGAAGTACAATTGCCCTCGCGCCCAAAAATATCCACCAAAGCCTTTTTAAAGCAAAATTTAATCACAGAAAAAACCCAATTTTTATAA
- the lepB gene encoding signal peptidase I, whose amino-acid sequence MEKTMGKQRNKIKNTFWTEGFGSILIAVLVALTLRWSLLEAFVIPSGSMLPTLLVHDHIFVNKIIYGIRWPFTKKWITRFANPKRGEVMVFRYPENPSVYYIKRVIGVPGDRVFYESGDLYINDILIPKTVPVGRVKAELDWVDKNAINSTGESFSFFTHWEENIDGHAHSILLRNQQRDAAYGSSYGPYEVPKGHYFMMGDNRDGSQDSRFWREDKRFVPEANLIGRALVVWLSCEKTLPLISFLCDPLELRWKRFFHMIK is encoded by the coding sequence ATGGAGAAGACAATGGGTAAACAGAGAAATAAAATTAAAAATACTTTTTGGACAGAGGGTTTTGGCTCAATATTGATTGCTGTTTTGGTTGCCCTAACTTTGCGTTGGTCTTTACTAGAGGCTTTTGTTATTCCTTCAGGAAGTATGTTGCCCACTTTATTGGTGCATGATCATATTTTTGTAAATAAAATTATTTATGGCATTCGTTGGCCATTTACTAAAAAGTGGATTACCAGATTTGCTAACCCTAAAAGGGGCGAGGTGATGGTTTTTCGTTATCCAGAAAACCCCTCAGTATATTATATCAAAAGAGTAATTGGTGTCCCAGGGGACCGGGTTTTTTACGAAAGTGGAGATTTATATATTAATGATATTTTAATTCCCAAAACAGTTCCTGTGGGAAGAGTAAAGGCAGAGCTGGATTGGGTTGATAAAAATGCTATAAATTCTACGGGAGAAAGTTTTAGTTTCTTTACTCACTGGGAAGAAAACATTGATGGACATGCTCATAGTATTTTATTAAGAAATCAGCAAAGAGATGCTGCTTATGGATCTTCTTACGGGCCTTATGAAGTTCCAAAGGGACATTACTTTATGATGGGTGACAATAGAGATGGCTCTCAAGATTCTCGTTTTTGGAGAGAAGATAAACGCTTTGTTCCTGAGGCTAATTTAATAGGCAGGGCTTTAGTAGTTTGGTTAAGTTGCGAAAAAACTTTACCATTAATTTCTTTTTTGTGTGACCCTTTAGAGCTTAGGTGGAAACGGTTTTTTCATATGATAAAATAA
- the def gene encoding peptide deformylase gives MAILEILKFPDARLKQLSKKVETILDNDIVLSASMLETMYKFRGIGLAAPQVGELKRLLVIDVRSSRYDDVKSDTPNEGDTSSEGDTPNEGDTPNEGDTEETGSYQLTNLEKKINMPLILFNPEIIESKAVTTFDEGCLSVPGYYETVERKKWVKVKYQNEKRETCTLETDGLLAICIQHEIDHLDGKLFLDRLSFVKSKRLKAEIKKQGYNLGGTGEL, from the coding sequence ATGGCTATTTTAGAAATATTAAAGTTCCCAGACGCTAGGCTAAAACAACTATCTAAAAAAGTAGAGACTATTTTAGACAACGACATAGTTTTGTCTGCAAGCATGTTAGAAACCATGTATAAATTTAGAGGTATTGGTTTGGCAGCTCCTCAAGTGGGCGAATTAAAACGCTTGCTGGTTATTGATGTTCGTTCTTCGCGTTATGATGATGTAAAAAGCGACACCCCCAACGAAGGCGACACTTCCAGCGAAGGCGACACTCCCAACGAAGGCGACACTCCCAACGAAGGCGACACTGAAGAAACGGGTTCTTATCAGTTAACCAACTTAGAAAAAAAAATTAATATGCCGTTAATTTTATTTAACCCAGAAATTATAGAAAGCAAAGCAGTGACCACTTTTGACGAAGGCTGTTTAAGTGTTCCTGGTTATTATGAAACGGTAGAAAGAAAAAAGTGGGTTAAAGTAAAATATCAAAATGAAAAAAGAGAAACTTGCACATTAGAAACCGATGGGTTATTGGCCATTTGTATTCAACATGAAATTGATCACTTAGATGGTAAATTATTTTTAGATAGACTAAGCTTTGTAAAATCCAAAAGATTAAAAGCAGAAATTAAAAAACAAGGTTATAACTTGGGCGGAACTGGCGAGTTATAA